Proteins from a single region of Hordeum vulgare subsp. vulgare chromosome 6H, MorexV3_pseudomolecules_assembly, whole genome shotgun sequence:
- the LOC123405956 gene encoding uncharacterized protein LOC123405956, whose product MDLADVISLDKLDFSDNGPGSNSTCSVDKTFSKDNDIDVDNAVILDHDNGKGCNAYDVFVIPSDDEESSADDNTADSNSGTNAVSKKKRGSRKPYNYWHSDDEFQIIEADGMLRKKRKYRGRKVPASALIRELKKGPLPIIYRGKFSESRVRRKREHLMENFRKAVQMGDKYKPINTHHEELYNRCTVAWPHIIEEADGTVHKQR is encoded by the exons ATGGACCTCGCCGACGTCATCTCCCTCGACAAACTTGACTTCTCCGACAATGGCCCCGGCAGCAACAGCACATGCTCC GTGGACAAGACCTTCTCTAAAGATAATGACATTGACGTTGACAATGCCGTCATCTTAGACCACGACAACGGCAAAGGATGCAAT GCTTATGATGTTTTTGTTATCCCCTCCGACGATGAGGAGTCTTCTGCTGACGACAACACCGCAGACTCCAATAGTGGCACAAATGCAGTAAGCAAGAAGAAGCGGGGGTCGAGGAAGCCGTACAACTACTGGCACTCCGACGATGAGTTTCAGATAATTGAAGCCGATGGAATGCTCCGGAAGAAAAGGAAATACAGAGGCAGGAAGGTACCGGCGTCAGCACTCATACGGGAATTGAAGAAGGGCCCGTTACCCATCATCTACCGTGGCAAATTTAGTGAGTCCAGGGTCCGTCGGAAGCGGGAACATTTGATGGAGAACTTTCGCAAGGCGGTACAGATGGGCGACAAATACAAGCCAATCAACACGCACCATGAAGAACTCTATAACCGTTGCACAGTGGCGTGGCCACATATTATTGAAGAAGCAGACGGTACCGTACACAAACAGAGATAA